A single window of Jiangella alkaliphila DNA harbors:
- a CDS encoding serpin family protein, protein MSYTRLIAGVLAGGLLAAACGTAESPGSGSSTGGGSALPLQLVADLDPADAGAVGSSVNQFGFDLLGQLAEDGENTVTSPVSAAALLAMVLAGAGGQTADEMAAVLHLDDSRDVRVGALLRELADTDDVTLSVANALWARDGYPFEENYLAFARDSFGATIDDADLGSQETADEIDAWVRDQTEDRIDGIAEDLGLPSGDAVLVLLNAVYFLGTWTTQFDPADTRDEPFLLADGSTADVPLMHSTDVSVPVVQRDGYQMARLPYGEDERYAMEILLPDHGADLPQLLASLDAAEWAAAVGALQERHVSELALPRFELEWKADLNESLRALGMESAFGGGDFTPMSPENPFLETVVQKTYIRVDEAGTEAAAVTGGMMAQSAGNSFRVDRPFAFTISDSRTGTILFLGTVTDPRG, encoded by the coding sequence ATGTCGTACACCCGTCTGATCGCCGGCGTCCTGGCCGGCGGGCTGCTGGCCGCGGCCTGCGGAACGGCCGAGTCGCCGGGTTCCGGCTCGAGCACCGGCGGTGGCTCGGCGCTGCCCCTGCAGCTGGTCGCCGACCTCGATCCGGCCGACGCCGGCGCCGTCGGCTCGTCCGTCAACCAGTTCGGCTTCGACCTGCTCGGCCAGCTCGCCGAGGACGGCGAGAACACCGTCACGTCGCCGGTCTCCGCGGCCGCGCTGCTCGCCATGGTGCTCGCCGGTGCCGGCGGCCAGACGGCGGACGAGATGGCCGCTGTCCTCCACCTCGACGACTCGCGCGACGTCCGGGTCGGCGCGCTGCTGCGCGAGCTGGCCGACACCGACGACGTCACCCTGTCCGTGGCCAACGCGCTGTGGGCGCGCGACGGCTACCCGTTCGAGGAGAACTACCTGGCCTTCGCCCGCGACTCCTTCGGCGCCACGATCGACGACGCCGACCTCGGGTCGCAGGAGACCGCCGACGAGATCGACGCCTGGGTGCGCGACCAGACCGAGGACCGCATCGACGGCATCGCCGAAGACCTCGGACTGCCGAGCGGCGACGCCGTCCTGGTGCTGCTCAACGCCGTCTACTTCCTCGGCACCTGGACGACCCAGTTCGACCCGGCCGACACCCGCGACGAGCCGTTCCTGCTGGCCGACGGCAGCACGGCCGATGTGCCGCTCATGCACAGCACGGACGTCTCCGTTCCGGTCGTCCAGCGCGACGGCTACCAGATGGCTCGGCTGCCCTACGGCGAGGACGAGCGGTACGCCATGGAGATCCTGCTGCCCGACCACGGCGCGGACCTGCCGCAGTTGCTCGCGTCGCTCGACGCCGCCGAGTGGGCCGCCGCCGTCGGCGCGCTGCAGGAGCGGCACGTGAGCGAGCTGGCGCTGCCGCGGTTCGAGCTGGAATGGAAGGCCGATCTCAACGAATCACTCCGCGCCCTCGGCATGGAGAGCGCGTTCGGCGGCGGCGACTTCACCCCGATGTCGCCGGAGAACCCGTTCCTCGAGACCGTGGTGCAGAAGACCTACATCCGGGTCGACGAGGCCGGTACCGAGGCGGCCGCCGTCACCGGCGGGATGATGGCGCAGTCAGCGGGCAACAGCTTCCGGGTGGACCGGCCGTTCGCGTTCACCATCTCCGACAGCCGGACCGGCACGATCCTGTTCCTCGGCACCGTGACCGATCCACGCGGCTGA
- a CDS encoding serpin family protein, with amino-acid sequence MSLPRVVTAVLAGALLVAGCGASPEYEADGGGDGSGGAGEAAASPTTDPGPAPRIDVVADLAPADAGTVGASVNQFGFDLLGELTDGGENTVTSPVSVASMLAMVLAGAGGETAEAMAGTLHLQDPRDVRVGALLRQLADTTDVTLAPANALWAQEGVPFEDDYLSFVRDSFGATVDEADLGSQDTADEIDAWVREHTEDRIDGIARDLGLPDAQAALVLVNAVYFLGTWTTQFDPADTQTEPFTLADGGSADVPLMFLREQTLPFVQRDGYSMLRLPYGADGRYGMEILLPDDAAGLPGLLSSLDATEWAAAVAALTPQDLQTVVVPKFELEWNADLGDALTALGMGPAFQGADFRPMSPQSQDLASVVHKTYIRVDEAGTEAAAVTGGVTRSSAGQSFRVDRPFAFTISDSQTGTIVFLGAVTDPRG; translated from the coding sequence ATGTCCCTGCCCCGCGTGGTCACCGCGGTGCTCGCCGGCGCGTTGCTGGTCGCCGGGTGCGGCGCCAGCCCGGAGTACGAGGCCGACGGCGGCGGTGACGGCTCCGGCGGCGCGGGCGAGGCCGCCGCGTCGCCCACCACCGACCCGGGTCCGGCGCCGCGCATCGACGTCGTCGCCGATCTCGCGCCGGCCGACGCCGGCACCGTCGGCGCGTCGGTCAACCAGTTCGGCTTCGACCTGCTCGGCGAGCTGACCGACGGCGGCGAGAACACCGTCACGTCGCCGGTCTCCGTCGCGTCCATGCTGGCCATGGTCCTGGCCGGGGCCGGCGGCGAGACCGCCGAGGCCATGGCCGGCACGCTGCACCTCCAGGACCCCCGCGACGTCCGGGTCGGGGCGCTGCTGCGGCAGCTGGCCGACACCACCGACGTCACGCTGGCGCCGGCCAACGCGCTGTGGGCGCAGGAGGGCGTCCCGTTCGAGGACGACTACCTCTCGTTCGTCCGCGACTCGTTCGGCGCCACCGTCGACGAGGCCGACCTCGGGTCGCAGGACACCGCCGACGAGATCGACGCCTGGGTGCGCGAGCACACCGAGGACCGCATCGACGGCATCGCCCGCGACCTCGGCCTGCCCGACGCGCAGGCGGCGCTCGTCCTCGTCAACGCCGTCTACTTCCTCGGCACCTGGACCACCCAGTTCGACCCCGCCGACACGCAGACCGAGCCGTTCACGCTGGCCGACGGCGGCAGCGCCGACGTCCCGCTGATGTTCCTGCGCGAGCAGACGCTGCCGTTCGTCCAGCGCGACGGCTACTCCATGCTGCGGCTGCCCTACGGCGCCGACGGCCGGTACGGCATGGAGATCCTGCTCCCCGACGACGCCGCCGGGCTGCCGGGCCTGCTCTCGTCGCTGGACGCCACCGAGTGGGCGGCCGCCGTCGCCGCCCTGACGCCACAGGACCTGCAGACGGTCGTGGTGCCGAAGTTCGAGCTGGAATGGAACGCCGACCTCGGCGACGCGCTCACGGCGCTCGGCATGGGGCCGGCCTTCCAGGGCGCCGACTTCCGGCCGATGTCGCCGCAGTCGCAGGACCTCGCCAGCGTCGTGCACAAGACCTACATCCGGGTCGACGAGGCCGGCACCGAGGCCGCGGCCGTCACCGGCGGGGTCACCCGCAGCTCGGCCGGCCAGAGCTTCCGGGTGGACCGTCCGTTCGCGTTCACCATCTCCGACAGCCAGACCGGGACCATCGTCTTCCTCGGGGCGGTGACCGACCCGCGCGGCTGA
- the qcrB gene encoding cytochrome bc1 complex cytochrome b subunit, producing MRGLTNHKMVTGVLGLADRFGRRAGVPDLSRRRLRVPRRWTDLFLPLAVISFLLVLVSGVLLSFWFEPSMRPVVYTGDYAPLRGVTMSEAYASTVRISMEVPGGLLVRQVHHWASLVFIAALSAHLLRVFLAGAFRGHRRVAWLILLAVLVLSIAEAYLGHSLPDDLQSGTGLRVAEGYLLATPVVGTWLSWLVFGNEFPGDQIIGRLNTVHVWVLPTLIVGLAAVALVLAFRRLRVADREVQGSKELHKGKEEQRAAAEPAGEPLPRYAVRMGGLGLLISGAIVAMAATVQVNPVWLWGPFDASQAPAGSRPPWYLGFLDGAVRLMPPWEVDVFGYTLTLSVLVPVMVLPGVLLTSLALYPWFEQWATGDRRDPDVLDRPRDMPVRTALVAAFVAFYLVLWLAGASDVLATLLHVPLDPLVRFLQVAVVVAPPLAFWATKRIILGLRLRDLEELRHGHATGIVVVSLEGGFSELHRPLTAQEAQRRAPREALVPAGVGAAGEIADAHGVPNPHYRADRRRALAARFYFADLPGNRPVSGDVQVKEHA from the coding sequence ATGCGCGGCCTGACGAATCACAAGATGGTCACCGGAGTGCTCGGCCTGGCCGACCGGTTCGGCCGGCGGGCGGGGGTGCCCGACCTGTCCCGGCGCCGGCTGCGGGTGCCGAGGCGCTGGACCGACCTGTTCCTCCCGCTGGCCGTCATCAGCTTCCTGCTGGTGCTGGTGTCCGGCGTGCTGCTGTCGTTCTGGTTCGAGCCGTCGATGCGGCCGGTCGTATACACGGGCGACTACGCGCCGCTGCGCGGCGTGACGATGTCCGAGGCGTACGCGTCGACGGTGCGCATCTCCATGGAGGTGCCGGGCGGGCTGCTGGTCCGTCAGGTGCACCACTGGGCGTCACTGGTGTTCATCGCCGCGCTGTCGGCGCACCTGCTGCGGGTGTTCCTCGCCGGAGCGTTCCGCGGGCACCGGCGCGTCGCCTGGCTGATCCTGCTGGCGGTGCTGGTGCTGAGCATCGCCGAGGCGTACCTCGGCCACTCGCTCCCCGACGACCTGCAGTCCGGCACCGGCCTGCGCGTCGCCGAGGGTTACCTGCTGGCCACGCCGGTGGTCGGGACGTGGCTGTCGTGGCTGGTGTTCGGGAACGAGTTCCCCGGCGACCAGATCATCGGCCGGCTGAACACCGTGCACGTGTGGGTGCTGCCGACGCTGATCGTGGGACTGGCCGCCGTCGCGCTGGTCCTGGCGTTCCGGCGGTTGCGCGTCGCCGACCGCGAGGTTCAAGGCAGCAAAGAGCTCCACAAGGGAAAAGAAGAACAGCGGGCGGCGGCCGAGCCGGCCGGCGAGCCGCTGCCCCGGTACGCCGTCCGGATGGGCGGGCTGGGGCTGCTGATCTCCGGCGCGATCGTCGCGATGGCGGCGACCGTGCAGGTCAACCCGGTCTGGCTGTGGGGTCCGTTCGACGCGTCGCAGGCGCCGGCCGGCAGCCGTCCCCCGTGGTACCTCGGGTTCCTCGACGGCGCGGTGCGCCTGATGCCGCCGTGGGAGGTGGACGTGTTCGGCTACACGCTGACGCTGAGCGTCCTCGTCCCCGTCATGGTGCTGCCCGGCGTCCTGCTGACGTCGCTCGCGCTGTACCCGTGGTTCGAGCAGTGGGCCACCGGCGACCGCCGCGACCCCGACGTCCTCGACCGGCCCCGGGACATGCCGGTGCGCACCGCGCTGGTGGCCGCGTTCGTCGCGTTCTACCTGGTGCTGTGGCTGGCCGGCGCGAGCGACGTCCTGGCCACGCTGCTGCACGTCCCGCTCGACCCGCTGGTCCGGTTCCTGCAGGTGGCCGTCGTCGTGGCGCCGCCGCTGGCGTTCTGGGCGACGAAGCGGATCATCCTGGGCCTGCGGCTGCGCGACCTGGAGGAGCTGCGGCACGGGCACGCGACCGGCATCGTCGTCGTCAGCCTCGAGGGCGGGTTCAGCGAGCTGCACCGGCCGCTGACGGCGCAGGAGGCGCAGCGGCGGGCGCCGCGCGAGGCGCTGGTGCCCGCGGGGGTCGGTGCGGCCGGCGAGATCGCCGACGCGCACGGCGTCCCGAACCCGCACTACCGCGCCGACCGGCGCCGCGCCCTCGCGGCCCGGTTCTACTTCGCCGATCTTCCCGGCAACCGACCCGTCTCCGGCGACGTCCAAGTGAAGGAGCATGCTTGA
- a CDS encoding SRPBCC family protein yields the protein MASQTTSSIVVAATPAQIMAVIADLEAYPEWTASVREVEVLTVYEDTGRPGEAKFVLDAGPIKDRYTLTYEWDGDDEVRWSLVEGGLIKELDGSYALAAVDGSNTEVTYQLTVDVAIPMLGLMKRKAEKVIIDTALKELKKRVEDGVDE from the coding sequence ATGGCTTCGCAGACCACGTCGAGCATCGTCGTCGCCGCGACCCCGGCACAGATCATGGCCGTCATCGCCGACCTCGAGGCGTACCCGGAGTGGACGGCCTCGGTCCGCGAGGTCGAGGTGCTGACGGTCTACGAGGACACCGGGCGGCCGGGCGAGGCGAAGTTCGTCCTCGACGCCGGCCCGATCAAGGACCGCTACACGCTCACCTACGAGTGGGACGGCGACGACGAGGTCCGGTGGAGCCTGGTCGAGGGCGGCCTGATCAAGGAACTGGACGGCTCGTACGCGCTGGCGGCCGTCGACGGCTCGAACACCGAGGTGACGTACCAGCTGACGGTCGACGTCGCGATCCCGATGCTCGGGCTGATGAAGCGCAAGGCGGAGAAGGTCATCATCGACACGGCTCTGAAAGAGCTGAAGAAGCGGGTCGAGGACGGAGTGGACGAGTGA
- a CDS encoding ROK family glucokinase, with protein sequence MSLTIGVDVGGTKIAAGVVDEKGVIGSRARRETPSHDPAAIVETIIEVTKELAAQHEVAAVGVGSAGFIDSARSRVLFAPNLAWRDVPVRDQVAEATGLPTVVENDANAAAWGEFRFGAAEDVDDMILLTIGTGVGGGVVLDGQIYRGAHGVAAELGHMRVVPDGHLCGCGLRGCLEAYASGTALVREAREAASLPSAERLLGLAGGDAQRITGPMVTELAGQGDELAIVLIAEVGRWLGEAMGSLTAVFDPAAYVIGGGVSAAGDLLIRPAEEALRKHTTGAGHRPEPEVRVATLGNDAGVIGAADLARV encoded by the coding sequence GTGAGCCTCACCATCGGGGTCGACGTCGGCGGCACCAAGATCGCGGCCGGCGTCGTGGACGAGAAGGGCGTCATCGGGTCGCGGGCACGGCGCGAGACGCCGTCGCACGACCCCGCGGCGATCGTCGAGACGATCATCGAGGTGACCAAGGAGCTGGCCGCCCAGCACGAGGTCGCTGCCGTGGGCGTCGGGTCGGCCGGCTTCATCGACTCCGCGCGGTCGCGGGTGCTGTTCGCGCCGAACCTCGCCTGGCGCGACGTCCCCGTCCGCGACCAGGTCGCCGAGGCCACCGGCCTGCCCACCGTCGTCGAGAACGACGCCAACGCCGCCGCCTGGGGCGAGTTCCGCTTCGGCGCCGCCGAGGACGTCGACGACATGATCCTGCTGACCATCGGCACCGGCGTCGGTGGCGGCGTAGTGCTCGACGGCCAGATCTACCGGGGTGCGCACGGCGTCGCGGCCGAGCTCGGGCACATGCGGGTGGTTCCCGACGGGCACCTGTGCGGCTGCGGGCTGCGCGGCTGCCTCGAGGCGTACGCCAGCGGCACCGCCCTGGTGCGCGAGGCGCGCGAGGCGGCCAGCCTGCCGTCGGCCGAGCGGCTGCTCGGCCTGGCCGGCGGCGACGCGCAGCGCATCACCGGCCCCATGGTCACCGAGCTGGCCGGCCAGGGCGACGAGCTGGCGATCGTGCTGATCGCCGAGGTCGGCCGCTGGCTGGGCGAGGCGATGGGCTCGCTCACGGCGGTGTTCGACCCCGCGGCGTACGTGATCGGCGGCGGCGTGTCCGCGGCCGGTGACCTGCTGATCCGCCCGGCCGAGGAGGCGTTGCGCAAGCACACCACCGGCGCCGGTCACCGGCCGGAGCCGGAGGTGCGGGTGGCGACGCTCGGCAACGACGCCGGCGTCATCGGC